One Yoonia sp. BS5-3 genomic window carries:
- a CDS encoding Hint domain-containing protein: protein MALTNLIVNGDFSSSTNNSATGWSGTDLETRPSSTYIAGSGPGRVAEINGGTGNVTVMEQTFTVDQARDAQLNLDYALRDSGTLGVDGFTVEILDSNGVVIYSANIVPDQQSVYLQLSADVTFPAAGDYTIRFTEIGDNADGSGALVDNIEILVCFAGTTRIKTPTGYVCASDLKPGQLVETQNGPKPIRWVGRRHVDADMIGADERFLPVRISQGALGGGLPTRDLLVSRQHRLLARSPIAQRMFGQAEVLLAAIRLTDLPGIFVDKQINEIDYVHLLLDDHEIILAEDAPAETLHLGEYAAEAIGEDAIAEIDLIFPGLRARHKGADGAAQVPSREKQIRFVSRVAKNARPVLEL from the coding sequence GTGGCTTTAACAAATTTGATCGTCAACGGCGACTTTTCCAGCAGTACCAATAACAGCGCAACCGGATGGTCTGGCACAGATCTGGAAACGAGGCCGTCCAGTACCTACATCGCTGGCTCCGGACCTGGGCGTGTTGCCGAGATCAATGGCGGCACCGGCAATGTCACGGTAATGGAACAAACCTTCACGGTCGATCAGGCCCGGGATGCCCAACTTAATCTCGATTACGCGCTCAGAGACAGCGGAACACTGGGTGTCGACGGTTTCACGGTCGAAATTCTGGATAGCAACGGTGTGGTGATCTACAGTGCCAACATCGTGCCTGATCAGCAATCGGTGTATCTGCAATTGTCAGCCGACGTGACTTTCCCTGCGGCTGGTGACTATACGATACGGTTTACCGAGATCGGTGATAACGCCGACGGCTCAGGCGCGCTTGTCGATAATATCGAAATTTTGGTGTGTTTTGCAGGGACAACCCGGATCAAAACACCCACCGGCTACGTTTGCGCCAGCGATTTGAAACCGGGCCAGCTGGTTGAAACACAAAACGGGCCCAAACCCATTCGCTGGGTCGGGCGCCGCCATGTTGACGCCGATATGATCGGCGCCGATGAACGATTTCTGCCCGTTCGGATCAGCCAAGGGGCTTTGGGCGGCGGGCTCCCGACGCGTGATCTTTTGGTTTCGCGGCAGCACCGGCTTTTGGCACGCTCGCCGATTGCGCAGCGCATGTTTGGCCAGGCAGAGGTTTTGCTGGCCGCAATCCGTTTGACCGACCTGCCCGGCATTTTTGTGGATAAGCAGATCAACGAAATCGACTACGTCCATTTGCTGCTGGACGACCACGAAATCATCCTTGCCGAGGATGCCCCCGCCGAAACGCTACATCTGGGCGAGTACGCGGCAGAGGCAATCGGCGAAGATGCGATTGCAGAAATCGACCTGATTTTCCCGGGGCTCCGCGCGCGGCACAAGGGCGCGGATGGGGCCGCTCAGGTCCCAAGCCGCGAAAAGCAAATCCGGTTTGTATCGCGGGTCGCAAAAAACGCGCGCCCCGTGCTTGAGCTTTGA
- a CDS encoding superoxide dismutase, which produces MAFSLPDLPYAHDALAGKGMSAETLEYHHDLHHNAYVTNGNKAIEGTEWEGKSLEEIIVGTYDKSAVAQNGIFNNISQLWNHNQFWEMMGPGDSAMPGELEKAITESFGSVDEFKSQFSAAGAGQFGSGWCWLVKNADGSLAVTKTENGVNPLCFGQTALLGCDVWEHSYYIDFRNKRPAYLTNFLDNLVNWENVASRL; this is translated from the coding sequence ATGGCTTTTTCACTTCCTGATCTTCCCTATGCCCATGACGCGCTGGCTGGCAAAGGCATGTCTGCCGAAACGCTGGAATACCACCACGACCTGCACCACAACGCCTATGTGACCAACGGCAACAAGGCCATTGAAGGCACCGAGTGGGAAGGCAAGTCACTGGAAGAGATCATCGTTGGCACTTATGACAAGTCGGCTGTTGCTCAGAACGGCATCTTCAACAACATCAGCCAGCTTTGGAACCACAACCAGTTTTGGGAAATGATGGGCCCAGGTGATAGCGCCATGCCTGGTGAGCTGGAAAAAGCCATCACCGAAAGCTTTGGCAGCGTTGATGAGTTCAAGTCGCAGTTCAGCGCCGCTGGTGCAGGTCAGTTCGGCTCGGGCTGGTGCTGGCTGGTCAAGAACGCTGATGGCTCGCTGGCTGTCACTAAAACCGAAAACGGCGTGAACCCGTTGTGCTTTGGTCAAACAGCATTGCTCGGCTGTGATGTGTGGGAGCATTCCTACTACATCGACTTCCGCAACAAGCGCCCGGCCTATCTGACCAATTTCCTTGATAATCTGGTCAACTGGGAAAACGTCGCCTCGCGCCTCTGA
- a CDS encoding threonine/serine dehydratase produces MHQPSLDAIRTAADELADAIIETPVLPLSADRWQGLLPKGADVTIKLELFQQTGAFKARGALLGIRRLGADQRAAGVVAASGGNHALGVSWAAKEAGISALICMPRAVDPARIAGCKALGAEVQLFDDMAGAFAAMNKAAGAGRTLMHPFEADHMVLGAATCGLEYCAQAPDVDVFVVPVGGGGLISGMASAIRHLRPNAQIIGVEPFGADSLYRSLASGQPETLDKVDTMADSLGAPMSLPGTFGICQKLVDEVVRISDAEMAEAMRLMQAHMAITAEPACAASLAAIMGPLKHQLAGCKIGIIACGSNISIPRFAELTALSEG; encoded by the coding sequence ATGCACCAACCCAGTCTGGATGCGATCCGCACTGCCGCTGATGAGCTGGCAGATGCGATCATCGAAACGCCTGTTTTGCCGCTATCCGCGGACCGCTGGCAGGGCCTGCTGCCCAAGGGTGCGGATGTCACCATCAAGCTTGAGCTGTTCCAGCAAACCGGCGCGTTCAAGGCGCGCGGCGCGCTGCTCGGGATCAGACGCCTTGGTGCCGATCAGCGCGCTGCCGGTGTTGTAGCCGCCAGCGGGGGCAATCATGCGCTGGGCGTGTCCTGGGCTGCGAAAGAGGCCGGGATTTCTGCCCTGATCTGCATGCCCCGCGCCGTCGATCCGGCCCGCATTGCGGGGTGCAAGGCGCTGGGCGCTGAGGTGCAGTTGTTTGACGATATGGCCGGGGCCTTTGCCGCGATGAACAAGGCAGCTGGGGCAGGGCGCACGCTGATGCACCCGTTTGAGGCCGATCACATGGTGCTGGGCGCGGCGACCTGCGGTCTGGAATATTGCGCGCAGGCCCCGGATGTGGATGTCTTTGTCGTGCCTGTCGGCGGCGGCGGTCTGATCTCTGGCATGGCCTCTGCCATTCGCCATCTGCGCCCGAATGCGCAGATCATCGGGGTAGAGCCCTTCGGCGCGGACAGCCTTTATCGCAGCCTGGCTTCGGGACAACCGGAGACGCTGGACAAGGTCGATACGATGGCCGACAGCCTTGGCGCGCCCATGTCGCTGCCGGGCACCTTTGGGATTTGCCAAAAGCTGGTGGATGAGGTGGTGCGCATCAGTGACGCCGAGATGGCCGAAGCCATGCGGCTTATGCAGGCGCATATGGCGATCACGGCAGAACCGGCTTGTGCCGCTTCACTGGCTGCGATCATGGGGCCGTTGAAGCATCAGCTCGCAGGGTGCAAGATTGGGATTATTGCTTGCGGATCGAATATCTCAATCCCGCGGTTTGCAGAATTGACGGCGCTGTCAGAGGGCTGA
- a CDS encoding sarcosine oxidase subunit gamma family protein, with product MSNAVSALAGREAVGEVTVRDAGLRGMITLRGDLADPKLHAICTGLAGVDFPGAMRANCVGQKGLCWMSPDEILILLPYAEVPKALGMIDAALEGTHYLAQSVSDARAVLSVEGGFCREVIAKLAPVDLHPDAFRPGDFRRTRLGQVAAAFWMRDEACFEIICFRSVAGYAFDLLAASAKAGPVRLF from the coding sequence ATGTCTAACGCTGTCAGTGCTTTGGCGGGCCGAGAGGCCGTTGGCGAAGTGACGGTCCGCGATGCGGGCCTGCGCGGTATGATCACCCTGCGTGGTGATCTGGCCGATCCAAAGCTGCACGCGATCTGTACCGGCCTTGCAGGTGTCGATTTTCCTGGTGCGATGCGGGCCAATTGCGTCGGGCAGAAAGGGCTGTGCTGGATGTCACCCGATGAGATCTTGATCCTGCTGCCCTATGCTGAGGTGCCCAAAGCGCTTGGGATGATTGATGCCGCCCTGGAGGGGACCCATTATCTGGCGCAATCTGTCTCTGACGCGCGGGCGGTGCTGTCGGTCGAAGGCGGGTTCTGCCGTGAAGTCATAGCCAAGCTCGCCCCGGTTGATCTGCATCCCGACGCATTCAGGCCCGGTGATTTCAGGCGCACGCGGCTTGGCCAGGTCGCTGCTGCATTCTGGATGCGCGATGAGGCCTGTTTTGAGATCATCTGCTTTCGCTCCGTTGCGGGTTATGCCTTTGATCTGCTGGCCGCGAGCGCCAAGGCGGGCCCTGTCAGGCTGTTCTGA
- a CDS encoding AAA family ATPase, whose product MIIVLNGYPGVGKLTVGRELAVLLKARLVDIHTLYNLAFALTEFRTPEFRETVRRVEAIADELIAALPSGTPVIFTTVLTGETEWAMEEWRRFLERSDRRPPLVMVHIACDLEENIKRIQSPERRGKGKLQDAEVAERNHASSEPLIGGELPHTFRLNVTYMKPEEAADKIANHCVAVLAATKDVG is encoded by the coding sequence ATGATTATTGTTCTGAATGGCTATCCGGGCGTCGGCAAACTGACTGTCGGGCGGGAACTCGCGGTGCTCTTGAAGGCGCGTCTTGTTGATATCCATACACTATACAACCTCGCATTCGCTCTGACCGAATTCCGCACTCCCGAATTTCGAGAGACCGTTCGGCGTGTTGAAGCAATTGCGGACGAGCTAATTGCGGCCCTGCCCTCAGGTACTCCAGTAATATTCACTACGGTGCTAACTGGCGAGACAGAATGGGCTATGGAAGAGTGGCGAAGGTTCCTGGAGCGAAGCGACAGGCGTCCACCCCTCGTAATGGTTCACATCGCCTGCGATCTGGAAGAAAACATCAAGCGTATTCAGTCGCCGGAGCGTAGAGGTAAAGGGAAGTTGCAGGACGCAGAGGTCGCAGAGCGCAACCACGCTTCATCAGAGCCACTAATCGGCGGCGAACTTCCCCATACCTTTCGATTGAACGTGACTTATATGAAACCGGAGGAAGCTGCCGACAAAATCGCGAACCATTGTGTTGCAGTTCTTGCTGCAACCAAGGATGTAGGCTGA
- a CDS encoding polyhydroxybutyrate depolymerase, which translates to MSRLFICFLFAFLGFSGPLAACEGQEACQLGDRSYHLRLPDQWDGQSPLPVLLHFHGWARQGDLIVRHDRIATGAIADHVLLVAPNGLNKSWSFGRPRSPDTDFARALLADVASRYPVDPEKIFVSGYSWGARMAWRFVCEDGDGIAALLAVAGTLSQSETCQTAPDVVRQVYGLNDQVLDYPMGPGGDQTYPVSLWRRHFDCAAGQDEGQWAARSFLTFTRTAWDCPGGQVVMDVHPGGHFIPHDWIPLQVQQLLETGETGSPIR; encoded by the coding sequence ATGTCGCGCCTATTCATTTGTTTTCTATTCGCTTTTCTTGGGTTTTCAGGGCCTTTAGCTGCTTGCGAAGGACAAGAGGCCTGCCAGCTTGGGGATCGATCGTACCATCTGCGCCTGCCGGATCAGTGGGACGGTCAAAGCCCGCTGCCGGTCTTGCTGCATTTTCATGGCTGGGCCCGTCAGGGGGATTTGATCGTGCGGCATGATCGTATCGCTACGGGTGCGATTGCCGATCATGTGCTGCTGGTTGCGCCGAATGGTTTGAACAAGTCCTGGTCATTTGGCCGCCCCCGTTCGCCCGATACTGATTTTGCCCGTGCGTTGCTGGCGGATGTGGCCAGCCGCTATCCTGTGGACCCCGAGAAGATCTTTGTCTCAGGCTATTCCTGGGGCGCGCGTATGGCCTGGCGCTTTGTGTGCGAGGATGGGGACGGGATTGCGGCGCTGCTGGCCGTGGCTGGCACCCTGTCCCAAAGTGAAACCTGCCAAACCGCCCCCGACGTCGTGCGCCAGGTCTACGGATTGAATGATCAGGTGCTGGACTATCCGATGGGGCCGGGCGGAGATCAGACCTACCCCGTATCGCTATGGCGCAGGCATTTTGATTGCGCCGCAGGACAGGACGAGGGCCAGTGGGCCGCGAGGTCATTTTTGACATTCACGCGGACGGCCTGGGATTGCCCGGGCGGCCAGGTTGTTATGGATGTACATCCGGGCGGGCACTTTATCCCGCATGATTGGATACCGCTTCAGGTGCAACAGCTTTTAGAAACCGGCGAGACGGGTTCGCCCATTCGTTAG